A window of the Synechococcus sp. JA-3-3Ab genome harbors these coding sequences:
- a CDS encoding J domain-containing protein → MRSLTSLTYYQRLGLSPGASPEDIRRAYRQLSKRYHPDTSPLAPEVAIRCFQELQEAYLVLSNPAKRAIYDASLRAVTANMGSPGADSLELRMETRPLSAGELCALLLMGSTFVACLVLAVALAWLREGGVG, encoded by the coding sequence ATGCGCTCGTTGACCTCTCTTACCTACTACCAGCGGCTGGGCTTGTCTCCAGGGGCCTCTCCTGAGGACATTCGGCGGGCCTACCGGCAGTTGAGCAAACGCTACCATCCCGACACTTCTCCTCTGGCGCCAGAGGTGGCGATTCGTTGCTTCCAAGAACTCCAGGAAGCCTACCTTGTCCTCAGCAACCCGGCAAAACGGGCCATCTACGATGCCAGCCTGCGGGCGGTGACGGCCAACATGGGATCCCCCGGTGCTGATTCTCTGGAGCTGCGCATGGAAACCCGGCCTCTCTCGGCGGGCGAGCTCTGCGCCCTGCTGCTGATGGGCTCCACCTTCGTGGCGTGTTTGGTGTTGGCGGTTGCTTTGGCCTGGCTACGGGAGGGTGGGGTGGGCTGA
- a CDS encoding EAL domain-containing protein, which yields MSCLDCPALPTFLQEAGRLFLWLPTPHTHRKIWQALEAKTEVPVQLLEDLGLVVAIAQGALKKTLETMAEVLSQEEMQASRALFLPGDRDPCWQDCARVESLLQLFHRTQAELLLELLKENRLTTYFQPIVRARDPAWVVGHEALVRGLDREGKVIGPDLLFATAREAGLLYHLDLAARRTAIAAATQHRLEGDLFINFSPTAIYDPAFCLRSTVWAISRAGIPPERVVFEVNESDRSPDLDHLQWILRFYRQAGFRVALDDLGAGYGSLNLLHRLQPDVIKLDRELIRGVDGDPYKAVIAQKVLELAQELGIVTLAEGIETAEELQWVRDHGVDLVQGFFIARPQPVPPRLGSIG from the coding sequence ATGTCTTGTCTTGACTGCCCAGCTCTGCCCACCTTTTTGCAGGAGGCAGGGCGTTTGTTTCTCTGGCTGCCCACTCCTCATACCCACCGGAAAATCTGGCAGGCCCTGGAGGCCAAGACAGAGGTTCCCGTTCAACTTTTGGAAGACCTTGGCCTAGTTGTTGCCATTGCCCAGGGGGCCCTCAAGAAGACCCTGGAGACAATGGCCGAGGTTCTCTCCCAAGAAGAGATGCAGGCCAGCCGCGCCTTGTTTTTGCCTGGGGATAGGGATCCCTGCTGGCAAGATTGCGCCCGGGTGGAGTCGTTGCTGCAGTTGTTCCACCGCACCCAAGCCGAGCTGTTGTTGGAATTGTTGAAGGAAAACCGCCTCACCACCTATTTCCAGCCCATTGTCCGGGCGCGGGATCCCGCTTGGGTGGTGGGCCACGAAGCGCTGGTGCGGGGGTTGGACAGAGAGGGCAAGGTCATTGGCCCGGACTTGCTTTTTGCCACGGCCCGCGAAGCCGGGTTGCTCTATCACCTGGACTTGGCTGCCCGCCGCACGGCCATTGCTGCCGCCACCCAGCACCGCCTCGAGGGGGATCTGTTCATCAACTTCAGCCCCACGGCCATTTACGACCCAGCCTTTTGCCTGCGCTCTACTGTCTGGGCCATCAGCCGCGCCGGGATCCCGCCAGAACGGGTGGTGTTTGAGGTCAATGAATCCGACCGCAGCCCCGATTTGGATCATTTGCAGTGGATTTTGCGGTTTTACCGGCAGGCGGGCTTTCGGGTGGCGCTGGATGACCTGGGCGCCGGCTACGGATCCCTAAACCTGTTGCACCGGTTGCAGCCAGATGTCATCAAGCTGGATAGGGAGCTCATTCGCGGCGTAGATGGGGATCCCTACAAGGCGGTGATTGCCCAAAAGGTGCTGGAGCTGGCCCAAGAGCTGGGGATCGTCACCCTGGCCGAAGGGATCGAGACGGCAGAGGAGCTGCAGTGGGTGCGCGACCACGGGGTGGACCTGGTGCAGGGCTTTTTCATCGCCCGGCCCCAGCCTGTTCCCCCAAGATTAGGATCCATAGGATAG
- a CDS encoding 50S ribosomal protein L32, translated as MPVPKKKTSKARSRRRYAVWLGKAKLQAQRAMTIGRAILSGRNTGFYYPKAKSEEEEGEE; from the coding sequence ATGCCTGTTCCTAAGAAGAAAACCTCCAAAGCCCGCAGTCGCAGGCGGTATGCGGTTTGGCTGGGCAAAGCCAAGCTTCAGGCCCAGCGGGCGATGACCATTGGGCGCGCCATCCTCAGCGGTCGCAACACCGGCTTCTACTACCCCAAAGCCAAGTCGGAAGAAGAGGAGGGAGAAGAATAG
- a CDS encoding RNA-guided endonuclease InsQ/TnpB family protein, with translation MIITYEYRILPSDDQAALMTEWLELLRRQWNDALGQRLDWLTATRCPIDRCSLVSCPLPVSEAPLEPNYYRQAGSLKQIKQLFPAYRGIYAEVLQQNLMRLDKAWKAWQVPDSTGKRRGRPRFKKAGELRSFTFPRINCPKAGAHLEGETLRLSKIGSMPVVLHRPLPEGFVPKTCTVVRKADGWYVCITLEDKSVPLPEPVPVKRAVGIDVGLDRFLTTSDGEVVPIPRYYRQAQKHLARQQRQLSRKVKGSANWKRQATKVACLQLHVARQRKAFHYQVAHWLVGQYDLLVVEDLNVRGLARTRLAKSILDAAWGQFLDILTAVAVKRGKQVLRVDPPGTSQNCCVCEERVPKTLSERVHDCPRCGSWDRDLNAAIEILKRGLRAVGLPLSGCGGSWFTSPLKQQLREVILGSSRLQPVRA, from the coding sequence ATGATTATCACCTACGAGTACCGGATCCTGCCCAGCGACGACCAAGCCGCTCTGATGACCGAGTGGCTGGAATTGTTGCGGCGGCAGTGGAACGACGCTCTGGGGCAGAGACTGGACTGGCTGACCGCAACCCGTTGCCCAATTGACCGCTGCAGTCTTGTCTCGTGCCCGTTGCCTGTGTCAGAAGCTCCGCTGGAGCCGAATTATTATCGGCAGGCGGGATCCCTCAAACAAATCAAGCAACTATTCCCGGCCTACCGGGGCATTTACGCCGAGGTGCTGCAGCAAAACTTGATGCGGCTGGACAAGGCGTGGAAAGCGTGGCAGGTGCCGGATAGCACAGGCAAGCGGCGGGGGCGGCCCCGCTTCAAAAAAGCGGGGGAGTTGAGATCCTTCACATTCCCCCGCATCAATTGCCCCAAGGCGGGAGCGCATCTGGAAGGGGAGACTCTGCGGCTGAGCAAGATTGGCTCGATGCCTGTGGTGCTGCACCGCCCCTTACCAGAGGGGTTCGTGCCCAAAACCTGCACAGTGGTGCGCAAGGCCGATGGGTGGTATGTCTGCATTACTTTGGAGGACAAAAGCGTTCCTCTCCCAGAGCCTGTGCCGGTCAAAAGGGCGGTGGGTATTGATGTGGGATTGGATAGGTTTCTCACCACCAGCGATGGGGAGGTGGTGCCTATCCCGCGGTACTACCGCCAAGCTCAAAAGCACTTGGCTCGACAGCAGCGGCAACTGAGCCGCAAAGTGAAGGGGTCCGCCAACTGGAAGAGACAAGCCACGAAAGTTGCTTGTTTGCAGTTGCACGTTGCCCGACAACGCAAAGCGTTCCACTACCAAGTGGCGCACTGGCTGGTGGGGCAATACGACCTGTTGGTGGTGGAGGATCTCAACGTCCGAGGGCTGGCACGGACTCGGTTGGCTAAATCGATTTTGGATGCGGCTTGGGGACAATTTCTTGACATTCTGACAGCAGTGGCGGTCAAACGCGGCAAACAGGTGTTGAGAGTGGATCCCCCTGGTACGTCCCAAAATTGTTGTGTTTGTGAGGAGCGTGTTCCCAAGACCTTGTCGGAACGGGTGCATGATTGCCCCCGTTGCGGGTCGTGGGACAGAGACTTGAACGCTGCTATCGAGATTTTGAAGCGAGGACTCAGGGCGGTGGGACTGCCGCTCTCTGGCTGTGGAGGATCCTGGTTTACCAGTCCGTTGAAGCAGCAACTCCGGGAAGTGATTCTCGGAAGCTCCCGTCTACAGCCCGTCAGGGCTTAG
- a CDS encoding MFS transporter, giving the protein MSDSAWRFIFLLGIVSLCADATYEGARSISGAFLGSLGASGTVVGLVAGGGELLAYGLRLGVGYWSDRLSRDPSRPSRGHWQLTTLGYVVNTAAIPALAWVDSWPWAALLLLAERLGKGIRTPPRDVLLSHAALQVGQGIGFGLHETLDQIGAVGGPLLVAGMVAAGYGFRGGFLALGIPAALGLGVLGLARWLYPTPRDFEPEPETAPAQGFSRVFWLYLIAAACVAVGFADFPLIAFHLQRQSGSEEAGIPLLYALAMGVDALAALGCGWLFDRIRLGSLLGAVVLSAGFAPLAFSGSYGLAVVGIVLWGIGLGAQESVMKAAVAGMVAPQARGFAFGLFTSLYGLAWFLGSALMGVLYDLFLPALVIFSVAAQAVGAAILWILILGEQAGAGR; this is encoded by the coding sequence ATGTCCGATTCTGCTTGGCGCTTTATCTTCCTCCTCGGGATCGTCAGCCTCTGCGCTGACGCCACCTACGAGGGGGCCCGCAGCATCTCCGGAGCTTTTTTGGGATCCCTGGGGGCCAGCGGCACGGTGGTGGGGCTGGTGGCCGGCGGGGGAGAATTGTTGGCCTATGGGCTGCGCCTGGGCGTGGGCTACTGGAGCGACCGGCTCAGTAGGGATCCCTCTCGGCCCAGTCGAGGGCACTGGCAGCTCACCACCCTGGGCTATGTTGTCAACACGGCGGCGATCCCCGCTTTGGCCTGGGTGGACAGTTGGCCTTGGGCCGCTTTGCTTTTGCTGGCCGAGCGCCTGGGCAAAGGGATCCGCACCCCGCCGCGGGATGTGTTGCTCTCCCATGCGGCTCTGCAGGTGGGCCAGGGCATTGGGTTTGGCCTGCACGAGACCTTGGATCAAATCGGGGCGGTGGGGGGGCCGCTGCTGGTGGCAGGGATGGTTGCCGCCGGCTACGGGTTCCGGGGTGGATTCTTGGCCTTGGGGATCCCGGCGGCCCTGGGGCTGGGGGTGCTGGGGCTGGCCCGATGGCTCTATCCCACCCCGCGCGACTTTGAGCCGGAGCCGGAAACCGCTCCAGCACAAGGCTTTTCCAGGGTCTTTTGGCTCTATCTCATAGCAGCGGCCTGTGTGGCCGTGGGGTTTGCCGACTTTCCCCTCATTGCTTTCCATCTGCAACGACAGTCGGGGAGCGAGGAGGCAGGGATCCCCTTGCTCTACGCCCTGGCCATGGGGGTGGATGCCTTGGCGGCCTTGGGCTGTGGCTGGCTGTTTGACCGCATCCGGCTGGGGAGCCTGCTGGGGGCGGTGGTCCTGTCTGCCGGTTTTGCGCCGCTGGCCTTTTCCGGCAGCTACGGGCTGGCGGTGGTGGGCATAGTGCTCTGGGGGATTGGCTTGGGGGCTCAGGAATCGGTCATGAAGGCGGCAGTAGCCGGCATGGTGGCTCCCCAGGCGAGGGGCTTTGCCTTTGGGCTGTTTACCAGCCTCTACGGCCTGGCCTGGTTTTTGGGCAGCGCCCTGATGGGGGTGCTCTACGATCTCTTCCTCCCAGCTTTGGTCATCTTCTCAGTAGCCGCTCAAGCCGTGGGGGCAGCTATCCTATGGATCCTAATCTTGGGGGAACAGGCTGGGGCCGGGCGATGA
- a CDS encoding RNA-guided endonuclease InsQ/TnpB family protein, whose amino-acid sequence MILTHEYRILPSDDQAALMTEWLELLRRQWNDALGQRLDWLTATRCPIDRCSLVSCPLPVSEAPLEPNYYRQAGSLKQIKQLFPAYRGVYAEVLQQNLMRLDKAWKAWLEPDSTGKWRGRPRFKKAGELRSFTFPRINGPGPPTSPRPPCPPYTGGWGASRGAGAHLEGETLRLSKIGSMPVVLHRPLPEGFVPKTCTVVRKADGWYVCISLEDKSVPLPEPVPVKRAVGIDVGLDRFLTTSDGEVVPIPRYYRQAQKHLARQQRQLSRKVKGSANWKKQATKVACLQLHVARQRKAFHYQVAHWLVEQYDLLVVEDLNVRGLARTRLAKSILDAAWGRFLDILTAVAVKRGKQVLRVDPRGTSQNCCVCEERVPKALSERVHDCPRCGSWDRDLNAAIEILKRGLRSPRIRGDIGGRWDCRSLAVEDPGLPVR is encoded by the coding sequence ATGATTCTCACCCACGAGTACCGGATCCTGCCCAGCGACGACCAAGCCGCTCTGATGACCGAGTGGCTGGAATTGTTGCGGCGGCAGTGGAACGACGCTCTGGGGCAGAGACTGGACTGGCTGACCGCAACCCGTTGTCCAATTGACCGTTGCAGTCTTGTCTCGTGCCCGTTGCCTGTGTCAGAAGCTCCGCTGGAGCCGAATTATTATCGGCAGGCGGGATCCCTCAAACAAATCAAGCAACTGTTCCCGGCCTACCGGGGCGTTTACGCCGAGGTGCTGCAGCAAAACTTGATGCGGCTGGACAAGGCGTGGAAAGCGTGGCTGGAGCCGGATAGCACAGGCAAGTGGCGGGGGCGGCCTCGCTTCAAAAAAGCGGGGGAGTTGAGATCCTTCACATTTCCCCGCATCAACGGCCCCGGCCCCCCTACATCCCCCCGCCCCCCCTGCCCCCCGTATACGGGGGGTTGGGGTGCCAGCAGGGGGGCGGGAGCGCATCTGGAAGGGGAGACTCTGCGGCTGAGCAAGATTGGCTCGATGCCTGTGGTGCTGCACCGCCCCTTGCCGGAGGGGTTTGTGCCCAAAACCTGCACAGTGGTGCGCAAGGCCGATGGGTGGTATGTCTGCATCAGCTTGGAAGACAAAAGCGTTCCTCTCCCAGAGCCTGTGCCGGTCAAAAGGGCGGTGGGCATTGATGTGGGATTGGATAGGTTTCTCACCACCAGCGATGGGGAGGTGGTGCCTATCCCGCGGTACTACCGCCAAGCTCAAAAGCACTTGGCTCGACAGCAGCGGCAACTGAGCCGCAAGGTGAAGGGATCCGCCAACTGGAAGAAACAGGCCACGAAAGTTGCTTGTTTGCAGTTGCACGTTGCCCGACAACGCAAAGCGTTCCACTACCAAGTGGCGCACTGGCTGGTGGAGCAATACGACCTGTTGGTGGTGGAGGATCTCAACGTCCGAGGGCTGGCACGGACTCGGTTGGCTAAATCGATTTTGGATGCAGCCTGGGGACGATTTCTTGACATTCTGACAGCAGTGGCGGTCAAACGCGGCAAACAGGTGTTGAGAGTGGATCCCCGTGGTACGTCCCAAAATTGTTGTGTTTGTGAGGAGCGTGTTCCCAAGGCCTTGTCGGAACGGGTGCATGATTGCCCTCGTTGCGGGTCGTGGGACAGAGACTTGAACGCTGCTATCGAGATTTTGAAGCGAGGACTCAGGTCCCCCCGTATACGGGGGGATATAGGGGGGCGGTGGGACTGCCGCTCTCTGGCTGTGGAGGATCCTGGTTTACCAGTCCGTTGA
- the tnpA gene encoding IS200/IS605 family transposase, with protein MVVAGQDPVLVGDNHETVLAFSATSYNIGHRSVYSLQIHLVLVTKYRRRVITAPMLQRLEDIFRATCQKWRCSLVEFNGEADHVHLLVSFPPDVQVSKLVNNLKTVSSRLIRKEFATEVARFYSKPVFWAGAYFVASCGGVTVEELKKYVEQQATPRL; from the coding sequence TTGGTCGTCGCTGGGCAGGATCCGGTACTCGTAGGTGATAATCATGAGACGGTTCTAGCATTTAGCGCAACGAGCTACAACATAGGCCATCGTTCTGTTTACAGCCTACAAATCCACTTGGTGCTGGTGACAAAGTACCGTCGTCGGGTGATAACTGCTCCAATGTTGCAGAGGCTGGAAGATATATTTCGAGCGACCTGCCAAAAGTGGCGCTGTTCCTTGGTGGAGTTCAACGGTGAGGCGGATCATGTGCATCTGTTGGTGAGTTTTCCGCCGGATGTTCAGGTCTCGAAGCTGGTGAACAACCTGAAAACAGTCTCCAGCCGGTTGATTCGCAAAGAGTTCGCCACAGAGGTGGCACGGTTCTACAGCAAGCCTGTATTTTGGGCAGGGGCCTATTTTGTTGCCTCTTGTGGTGGGGTCACCGTTGAGGAGTTGAAGAAGTATGTCGAGCAGCAGGCAACGCCCAGATTGTGA
- the gloB gene encoding hydroxyacylglutathione hydrolase, translating to MRILQLPALRDNYIYLLHDPETATAAVVDPTVAEPVLDKLAELGAELVAIFNTHHHHDHVGGNLQLLARYPRAVVYGSQADRGRIPGQTVELQAGETVAFAGRQAKVLFVPGHTRGHVAYYFPESGDLFCGDTLFAGGCGRLFEGTPEQMLGSLDQLRQLPEATRVWCAHEYTLNNLKFALTVDGDNPDLQARYQQVVALRQAGSPTVPSTIGEERRTNPFLRWDQPALRAATGAQDPVRVFARLRGMKDQF from the coding sequence ATGCGCATTCTGCAACTGCCTGCCCTGCGCGACAACTACATCTATCTGCTGCACGATCCCGAGACGGCCACGGCAGCGGTGGTGGATCCGACAGTGGCCGAGCCGGTGCTGGATAAACTGGCTGAGCTAGGGGCGGAGCTGGTGGCCATCTTCAACACCCACCACCACCACGACCATGTGGGGGGCAACCTGCAACTTTTGGCCCGCTACCCCCGTGCCGTCGTCTACGGCAGCCAGGCGGATCGGGGACGGATCCCGGGCCAGACGGTGGAGCTGCAGGCGGGAGAGACGGTGGCATTTGCGGGCCGGCAGGCGAAGGTGCTGTTTGTGCCCGGCCATACGCGGGGACATGTTGCCTACTACTTTCCCGAAAGCGGGGATCTCTTCTGCGGCGATACCCTGTTTGCCGGGGGATGCGGGCGCCTCTTTGAGGGCACCCCGGAGCAGATGCTGGGATCCCTGGATCAACTGCGGCAGTTGCCGGAAGCCACGCGGGTCTGGTGTGCCCACGAATACACCTTGAACAATCTCAAGTTTGCCCTGACGGTGGATGGGGACAACCCCGACTTGCAGGCGCGCTACCAACAGGTGGTGGCCCTGCGCCAGGCGGGATCCCCAACTGTCCCCAGCACCATCGGCGAAGAGCGCCGCACCAATCCTTTTTTGCGCTGGGATCAGCCGGCTTTGCGGGCGGCTACGGGCGCTCAAGATCCGGTGCGGGTTTTTGCCCGGCTGCGGGGTATGAAGGATCAATTCTAA
- a CDS encoding DUF3143 domain-containing protein, which yields MPLPPATTPLYNHPLHAIERWLEDQGCTRDPQDVEQWFCERPGWKACLRLEETSIWVRYTYPDGNTKTLSFPYSLSRQDVEQAIFED from the coding sequence ATGCCTTTGCCTCCTGCAACTACGCCTCTCTACAATCACCCGCTCCACGCCATCGAACGCTGGCTGGAGGATCAGGGCTGCACCCGTGACCCGCAGGATGTGGAGCAGTGGTTTTGCGAGCGGCCCGGCTGGAAAGCCTGCCTGCGCCTGGAGGAGACCAGCATTTGGGTGCGCTATACCTATCCTGATGGCAACACCAAAACTCTGTCTTTTCCCTATTCGCTAAGCCGCCAGGATGTAGAGCAGGCCATTTTTGAGGACTAG